TAAGATTGCAAATAAAGCAATGTTATCTTCATGATTTGTTTTCAATCAACATTTGACATAAGTAATCAGTAGACGGCATGATAAAGTAACAAATATCAGGGATACAGTTTTTGAGGTTTAAATTGGTGCTAACCTTCCCCCTAGGACCGAAACATACATGAGGATTACCAACGCAACTCAAAAGATTACGCCAATGGTGGGCTTTCATACATTGTAGGTTTCCTTATGTCCTTGATAACTTCTTCCACCTACAGTATAGTGTAGCCTGTTTGACAAACTCATCCTTTATGTCAATTATAATTTACTTCTAACAGGTGCATTCTAACGTAGTGCCTTGTTGCAGGAAAAGATGTTTAGTGATTCATCCGTTTCAGTGACAAAAAATGAGAATGTGTCACGCAGTCCGCGAAAACTGAACCATGAAAACTTGGTCAGCACATCAAATTCGAATGGAAGGCTGATCGACCAGGTATTTTcttatttttgatgatttaacaTGTACTTTGTTCATTCTGATGTAGAAGTTTTAGCTATGCGTAATTACTCATTCTGCAAACAAAAATCATGTTTATTTGGTCCCTAAAAACAGAAACCTGTTAAAGTTCCAGATATCTTGATTTTGTTATCAGTGATGCCATAGCACATCCAACATGGCAAATTTGCTTTTAGATTTGTATTGTTGCCATGAATTTGGTTGGTTTCCACCTTGCCATATATATGGATTGGTTTATAGGACAGGAATATGATGTTCTCACCATCGATCAAAGCTCACTAGATGATGCTGACTGTTGTCTCTACTATCAGTAAATGGTTTCACTTTCTATGCACATTATAGTTATACTACTCTTCACTTTCAGATATATGGACTCCAGATGATAAAAGTATATCTTATATTGTTATATATTGTAATTTTTTGTTTAGCACTTATAGCTACTTAGTATTGTTGACTTACCTACAGTGTATTGTCGCAACCCAAGCTGAAAACCATGTAGGCCTTGCTatccaaatgaaaaataaaaagttagGTGCCCTTTTTTGGGTGCATACAAAAACCTACTGGTCTAAATTACTGTTTTTgtgcaaaatatttttcattagtcTGAAGTAGCTGAATTGCTCATTTTTATGGTCACATCTACCTTCTTCTCTAGTTCAAATACTAATATTTAACCATGCGCTACTGAAAGAAAACCTGTCATTTTGCCTTCTTTCTTTAACAGGGAGTACGAATCATTATCGTAATAATTGCTTGTGGGACACTTCTGCTGCGTGCCATATAAGGAAATCTGAGGACCTTGTACATCTGCTGGATTTTTTTCTCTGGCAATGTATCAGCCAAGAGCAAGATTGCCATTGGTATACCGAGAACAAGATGAATAGAAGAAAGGCAGGAGATTGCAAGAGTAACAAAACGGGtggatttctttcctttttttcctccAAGGTGATGTACATAAGAATGGTGGGGAATCGCAGAGAGTAACAAAACGAAAAACAAAATCGGAGATTTTTTAAAGACCCATACCCTGTGAGATTTTGCAGCAGTTCTTTTGGGGGATAGAAGTAGGATGTTTGTTTGCTACCCATCAATAAAAGTTCCTTTTTACTGAAAAAAAATCGTTGTTTGTAAAGAGAAACTTAAGAAAACTCAAGTCAGTAGTATCCTGTCACATTGGTTTGAGCTTCTCATCATAACGCATCCTTTGAACTGCTTGTTTTGGGACGATCACGATTAGATCACTATGAAGCTTCTGCGTCTTTATGCCTACTCTCTGAATCTCTGATTGATTCAGTAAATCTTATCTCAAATATGTGAACTTTCAACTGATCATTGTTGTCATCATCAACAATATTATCATAAGTATGTAGTCCAAGAAAAAATGTGAAGAATTAAAATATATCTTTGGGACTAAAGAGGATAAAAACCTTATTCAACACATGAATTCAAATCTGAAGCCCATCACTTGTATAATAATATCTTAATCAATTGGATGTCTCAACAAAGATaataatattatcataaaattattaacttTTTTATGACATACTGCaagtatttttaataattaattatcataatcatAATAATGATTCGTATATGGTTATTAAGCTCATAATAACAACTGGAATCAAGTGGTCAAAGTTGATCGATAAATGAAATGATTTGGTTATGTAGTCTTATTCAGAGACACATAACTCATATAAAGGAAAGAATTTTATCAAGTAGAGAATAAAAAGTATATTTAGTCCAGAATATAATTCCTTGGTTCAACAGAAGGAACCAACGTAGGGGAATTCCAAAGAATTGGCACTTCTTACCGGCAAGTCAACTGACACGAGCGAGTCGCAAACTCGGAGGTCACGTCTTTGGGTGCACCTACATGATGGTGGTTAATCAATGAGGTGCGGTGTGGGCCCGTTCGAGGTGGCAACGTTTTTGTTCTGGTATCTGTTGTGTTTGTTTTagaaaggggaaggggaagagcaATTACCGGCGATcgcttcctcctcgtcctcctcctccccctgtgTGAAGAATCCCCTTCGATCCTTCTCCCGATCGCAGCTTCAATGGCGACGAGGTATTGGATCGCCTCGCTCCCCGTCCACACTTCCGCCTCTGCTCACTGGAACCGCCTCCGCGAATCCATCTCCAAGAACTCCTTCGACACCCTGCTCTATCGTGTAATGCATCGCAAAGCCTGTTCGCTGTCTGTCGATCTTGTTATCGTTACGATTCCTTTTAGTTTTAGGTCTTTGAATTCTGATCGTGTAAATGCTTTCGTGGAGCACAGTTTAACACGCCGGATCTGCGGGTCGGAACCCTAGATTCTCTGCTTGCCCTCAGTGATGACCTCGTCAAGGTAATTATTCGATCACGTCAGGGTCTTTTGAGGCTTGATTTTGCTACGGCGTTGATTTTGCTCGATTCGGATGCACAGTCGAATGCTTTTATAGAGGGAGTGACGCATAAGATCCGACGCCAGATCGAGGAGCTGGAGAAGGCGTCCGGTGTCGAGGTTGGTGCTTTGACCGTGGATGGGGTTCCCGTCGATTCCTATCTCACGAGGTTGGTATTTGGTGCATCACTGATGGATCCAAAGTGTTTTTTCCTTCTTTGTCCTCTCTTTGATGATTTTGAGTATACACGGGGGAGGTAATGATTTGATGGGATGGCAGGTTTGACTGGGATGAAGGCAAGTATCCCACAATGTCGCCTCTGAGGGAGATCGTTGACAGCATTCATGTCCAAGTAGCTAAAATCGAGGATGACATGAAGGTCATTTTGATATATCTGTCTCGTCTCATGATTTTTGTTGTCATATTTATTTCCTAGACATTGCCCGCTTTTTACAATTTAACTAGCAATAAAATTGAGGAATAAGTATTGCTTTTTCCAGTTTGTGATGTGTAatttatgaattaaattatagAATCAGGGGAGCGGTGGTCAGTATTTATGTAAATTTCCAACATGGAGATGTTCTTGATGATCTAAAAAAGGATCTGGTTTACATGAACCTCGCAAGGATGAAGTATCATAATGAATTGAATCACTGCATCAACCAATTTGTACCCTTGTGGTCAATATTCCAATTTTATATGGCTTATCCTCCTCTTTTTTTCCTTGAGACTCAAAAACTATCTTTTATTCGTTTTCAAATTTGAACACTTTCGACTTTTGGTGCTATAAGTTTAGCTTAGTATCGAAACTAGCAGAAAATGTATGAAAACATTGGTATACCAAACATatctttgtttctttctcttcTATTGCATGCATTCTATAAAGTAAATACATATCAGTGATTGACAATATAGTCATAACCTTCTTACATTTTGCTTGCATATTAAATTGTTTAGCGGTGACATTGTATTAGCTTAGGTAATTTTTTCTCCAAAGTCCAAACTATCATATCCATTTCACCAATGCCAATATCATGTATGGGAAATCTCCTCCTGTTATTTTCTTTGTACTGGAAAGGAAAATCATAAAAGATAGTATGAAAGTCAAAGACAACATTGTCTCAACCTGTTCTTGAAGGTTTTTTCTGACCCTTTCATGTTAAAGTCCATAATAATGTTTGTACTTTTGCAGGTTCGTGCTGCAGAGTACAGCAATATCCGTAGTCAGCTTAATGCAATAAACAGAAAGCAAAGTGGAAGGTATGAAAGGATACACTTTCTGACTTTCTGCCTCAATTTGTTCAGTGTCAGCTTGGTTTTGTGATTCAAGTGTCATTTTGCCTATTGCAGCTTAGCAGTTCGTGACCTTTCAAATTTGGTAAATCCAGAAGATATTGTAGCATCAGAACATCTGGTGACACTTCTAGCTGTAGTTCCAAAGTACTCTCAGAAGGACTGGCTTTCTAGCTATGAAACTCTGACTACATTTGTGGTAAAATATTCTAGTATCTTATGCTTTCATTAGTTGTCAATGGACTTTAATTGATTCCCTTAATTTGTTCATCTTACTTTTCTTATATCCACTTTTGCCATTAGAAGAACCACTCATGAATTCTTAAACTGAGGGTTATGCTCATGAATTAAAGCTTACTGGTAACTGCTTGAGGAAACAAAAAAAGGTAAGCTCTGTAAATTGACAACAAAAGCATAGCCAAAGAAAAGTTAGTGAAAGAATGGATACACAGGGTCTACATTGGTACATTTGGAAGTCCAGAGAGAAACATCTTTTATTGACTTAAAAAAGACTCTCTCTCTAGAAAATCAAAGCAGATCAGCCATGCATGTACCAATCATGAATAACCATGTGCGCCGAATTGTCATATCTTCTTCTTGGGCTTTTATCTAAGAATTTGTTGTTATTGGTACTGAGACATTGAACGATGGGAAGCCTTTGAGATGGTGCTAAACTGCTTATTGAAACTTAAATTTTTATAGTATTAGTCACAAAATGGGGCATACTGCTCGAGTTTTTCAACCATATGGACTCATGTTGGTGCTATTATGCACATCTACTCTTGCGGACATTTGTGTACAACCAAGGAAGGCACATAGCTGTTGGAAATGGAATTCCGGTTATGCTATCTCTAACTGTGGGTCAACAGTTGCAAATTGAAAGGGAAAAAATTAGAGGAGGCAGCTC
Above is a genomic segment from Musa acuminata AAA Group cultivar baxijiao chromosome BXJ3-4, Cavendish_Baxijiao_AAA, whole genome shotgun sequence containing:
- the LOC103980968 gene encoding V-type proton ATPase subunit C, which gives rise to MATRYWIASLPVHTSASAHWNRLRESISKNSFDTLLYRFNTPDLRVGTLDSLLALSDDLVKSNAFIEGVTHKIRRQIEELEKASGVEVGALTVDGVPVDSYLTRFDWDEGKYPTMSPLREIVDSIHVQVAKIEDDMKVRAAEYSNIRSQLNAINRKQSGSLAVRDLSNLVNPEDIVASEHLVTLLAVVPKYSQKDWLSSYETLTTFVVPRSAKKLHEDNEYALYTVTLFRKVADNFRNNAREKGFQIREFEYSPEAQESRKQEFEKLIQDQESKRRSLLQWCYASYGEVFSSWMHFCAVRVFAESILRYGLPPQFLAVVLAPSVKNEKKVRGILEELCGNVNSSYWKSEDEVGLAGIGGEAEAHPYVSFTINLV